From one Sphingomonas sp. BT-65 genomic stretch:
- a CDS encoding GNAT family N-acetyltransferase, with the protein MEIRPATPADLSRLHPVVERAYRGDSARAGWTHEADLVSGERTDLETLRSLLDGDSRLLIALDEDTILGCVNVANRGDGLAYLGLLCVDPQLQAGGIGKQLVAAAEATARDSFAATRIEMTVIERRAELIAWYLRHGYAASGEIRPFPVPLDPPLSMTVLVKQLAA; encoded by the coding sequence ATGGAAATTCGCCCCGCGACCCCGGCCGATCTCTCGCGCCTCCACCCGGTCGTCGAGCGCGCCTATCGCGGCGACAGCGCCCGTGCCGGCTGGACGCATGAAGCCGATCTCGTCTCGGGTGAGCGCACCGATCTCGAAACCCTCCGCTCGCTGCTCGACGGCGACAGCCGCCTGCTGATCGCGCTCGACGAGGATACGATCCTCGGCTGCGTCAACGTCGCGAACCGTGGCGACGGCCTCGCCTATCTCGGCCTGCTCTGCGTCGATCCGCAGCTCCAGGCCGGCGGCATCGGCAAGCAGCTGGTCGCCGCCGCCGAAGCCACCGCGCGCGATAGCTTCGCCGCGACCCGTATCGAGATGACGGTGATCGAGCGCCGCGCCGAACTGATCGCCTGGTATCTCCGCCATGGCTATGCCGCTTCGGGCGAGATCCGTCCCTTCCCGGTCCCGCTCGATCCACCGCTGTCGATGACCGTGCTGGTCAAGCAATTGGCCGCCTGA
- the trpB gene encoding tryptophan synthase subunit beta: MNVPNSLRAQPDERGHFGQFGGRYVAETLMPLILDLEREYRAAKVDPAFKAQFDGLMTHYVGRPSPLYFAERLTAHYGGAKIYFKREELNHTGAHKINNCIGQILLAIRMGKTRIIAETGAGQHGVATATVAARFGLPCTIFMGAKDIERQQPNVFRMKLLGAEVRPVTSGSQSLKDAMNEALRDWVATVHDTFYIIGTAAGPHPYPELVRDFQSVIGTESRAQMLEAEGRLPDLLIAAVGGGSNAIGLFHPFLDDPDVAMIGVEAAGKGIDTNEHAASLTGGAPGILHGNKTYLLQDEDGQITEAHSISAGLDYPGIGPEHSWLHESGRVEYLPITDTQALDAFQLCCKLEGIIPALESSHALAALELKAREMNEDQIILVNVSGRGDKDIYTVAQAMGAEI; encoded by the coding sequence ATGAACGTCCCCAACTCCCTTCGCGCCCAGCCTGACGAGCGCGGGCATTTCGGCCAGTTCGGCGGCCGCTACGTCGCCGAGACACTGATGCCGCTGATCCTCGACCTCGAGCGCGAGTATCGTGCGGCCAAGGTCGATCCGGCATTCAAGGCGCAGTTCGACGGCCTCATGACACATTATGTCGGCCGCCCCTCGCCGCTCTACTTCGCCGAGCGGCTGACCGCGCATTACGGCGGCGCGAAGATCTACTTCAAGCGCGAGGAGCTCAACCACACCGGCGCGCACAAGATCAACAACTGCATCGGCCAGATCCTGCTCGCCATCCGCATGGGCAAGACGCGGATCATCGCCGAGACCGGCGCGGGCCAGCATGGCGTCGCTACCGCCACTGTCGCCGCGCGCTTCGGGCTGCCCTGCACCATCTTCATGGGCGCCAAGGATATCGAGCGTCAGCAGCCCAACGTGTTCCGCATGAAGCTGCTCGGCGCCGAGGTGCGGCCCGTCACCAGCGGTTCGCAAAGCCTCAAGGATGCGATGAACGAGGCGCTGCGCGACTGGGTCGCGACCGTCCACGACACCTTCTACATCATCGGCACGGCGGCAGGCCCGCACCCCTACCCTGAGCTGGTACGCGATTTCCAGAGCGTGATCGGCACCGAGAGCCGCGCGCAGATGCTCGAGGCCGAGGGTCGCCTGCCCGACCTGCTGATCGCCGCGGTCGGCGGGGGCAGCAACGCGATCGGCCTGTTCCACCCCTTCCTCGACGATCCCGACGTCGCGATGATCGGCGTCGAGGCCGCGGGCAAGGGCATCGATACCAATGAGCATGCCGCCAGCCTCACCGGCGGCGCGCCGGGCATCCTCCACGGCAACAAGACCTATCTGCTGCAGGACGAGGACGGCCAGATCACCGAGGCGCATTCGATCAGCGCCGGCCTCGACTATCCCGGCATCGGCCCCGAGCATAGCTGGCTGCACGAGAGCGGCCGGGTGGAATATCTGCCGATCACCGACACCCAGGCGCTCGACGCGTTCCAGCTCTGCTGCAAGCTCGAAGGCATCATCCCCGCGCTCGAAAGCTCGCATGCGCTGGCAGCATTGGAGCTCAAGGCACGGGAAATGAACGAGGATCAGATCATCCTGGTCAACGTCTCGGGCCGCGGCGACAAGGATATCTACACCGTCGCGCAGGCGATGGGGGCGGAGATATGA
- the trpA gene encoding tryptophan synthase subunit alpha: protein MTRLTSAFAAAASQHRAALVTFVTAGDGDTAAILDALVAGGADVIELGMPFTDPMADGPAIQAANLRSLAAGTRTADVLAIAAAFRQRHPEVPLVLMGYANTMTRPTPEAFAQSAADAGVDGTIIVDIPPEEADEIAPFAAHGIATIRLATPTTDAARLPAVLNGASGFLYYVSVAGITGLQQAAQDSIEAAVAKLKAATDLPVAVGFGVRTPEQAAAIGRVADGVVVGSAIIDLIAQHGADAPAAVRTYIESLGDALKAARKDAYV, encoded by the coding sequence ATGACCCGCCTTACCTCCGCCTTCGCCGCTGCCGCGTCCCAGCATCGAGCCGCTCTCGTCACCTTCGTCACCGCGGGTGACGGCGATACCGCCGCGATCCTCGACGCGCTCGTTGCGGGCGGCGCCGATGTGATCGAGCTCGGCATGCCCTTCACCGATCCGATGGCCGATGGCCCGGCGATCCAGGCCGCCAACCTGCGCAGCCTCGCCGCGGGCACGCGCACCGCCGACGTGCTCGCCATCGCCGCCGCCTTCCGTCAGCGGCACCCGGAGGTGCCGCTGGTGCTGATGGGCTATGCCAACACCATGACCCGCCCGACGCCTGAGGCTTTCGCCCAGAGCGCCGCGGACGCGGGGGTGGACGGCACGATCATCGTCGATATCCCGCCCGAGGAGGCCGACGAGATCGCGCCCTTCGCCGCGCACGGCATCGCCACGATTCGCCTCGCCACCCCGACCACCGACGCCGCACGCCTGCCCGCAGTGCTGAACGGCGCGAGCGGCTTCCTCTACTACGTCTCGGTCGCGGGCATCACCGGCCTGCAACAGGCCGCGCAGGACAGCATCGAGGCCGCGGTCGCGAAGCTCAAGGCCGCCACCGACCTGCCCGTCGCAGTCGGTTTCGGCGTGCGCACCCCCGAGCAGGCCGCGGCGATCGGCCGCGTCGCCGATGGCGTCGTCGTCGGCTCGGCGATCATCGACCTGATCGCGCAGCACGGCGCCGATGCGCCCGCCGCGGTCCGCACCTATATCGAATCTCTCGGCGACGCCTTGAAGGCCGCCCGAAAGGACGCTTATGTTTAA
- the purM gene encoding phosphoribosylformylglycinamidine cyclo-ligase, with amino-acid sequence MTDPKPYTYAQAGVSIDAGNALVKAIAPLARSTRRPGADADLGGFGGLFDLKAAGFTDPLLVAANDGVGTKLKLAIEHDHHDGVGIDLVAMCANDLVVQGAEPLFFLDYYASGKLVPGVAERVIASIAEGCRQAGCALIGGETAEMPGMYADGDYDLAGFCVGAVERDRLLDGTKIAPGDVLLGLASTGVHSNGYSLVRRLAADKGWKLDRPALFDQETLLLDALMAPTRIYVKSLLPLLRDGAINGLAHITGGGLLENIPRVLPEGCHARADADAWTQPRLMAFLQAQGSIEPEEMARTFNCGIGMVAVVSPDKADAVEQALEAAGETVHRIGTIEAGQRGCTVAGSAETWSARAAWSATHNA; translated from the coding sequence ATGACCGATCCCAAGCCCTATACCTATGCCCAGGCGGGCGTCTCGATCGATGCCGGCAACGCGCTGGTCAAGGCGATCGCCCCGCTCGCCCGCTCCACCCGCCGCCCTGGCGCCGACGCCGATCTCGGCGGGTTTGGCGGGTTGTTCGACTTGAAGGCCGCAGGCTTCACCGATCCGCTGCTGGTCGCGGCGAACGACGGCGTCGGTACCAAGCTCAAGCTCGCGATCGAGCATGACCACCACGACGGTGTGGGGATCGATCTGGTCGCGATGTGCGCCAACGACCTGGTCGTGCAGGGCGCCGAGCCGCTGTTCTTTCTCGACTATTACGCCTCGGGCAAGCTCGTCCCCGGCGTCGCCGAGCGCGTGATCGCCTCGATCGCCGAGGGCTGCCGCCAGGCCGGCTGCGCGCTGATCGGCGGCGAGACCGCCGAGATGCCCGGCATGTACGCCGATGGCGACTATGACCTCGCCGGCTTCTGCGTCGGCGCGGTCGAGCGCGACCGGCTGCTCGACGGCACGAAGATCGCGCCGGGCGACGTCCTGCTCGGCCTCGCCTCGACCGGCGTGCATTCGAACGGCTATTCGCTGGTCCGCCGCCTCGCCGCGGACAAAGGCTGGAAGCTCGATCGCCCCGCGCTGTTCGACCAGGAGACGCTCCTGCTCGACGCGCTGATGGCGCCGACCCGCATCTATGTGAAGAGCCTGCTCCCGCTGCTGCGCGACGGCGCGATCAACGGGCTCGCCCATATCACCGGCGGCGGCCTGCTCGAGAATATCCCGCGCGTGCTGCCCGAGGGCTGCCATGCCCGGGCCGACGCCGACGCCTGGACCCAGCCGCGGCTGATGGCCTTCCTCCAGGCGCAGGGCAGCATCGAGCCCGAGGAAATGGCGCGCACCTTCAACTGCGGGATCGGCATGGTCGCGGTGGTTTCACCCGACAAGGCCGACGCGGTCGAGCAAGCGCTCGAAGCCGCGGGCGAGACCGTCCACCGCATCGGCACGATCGAGGCGGGCCAGCGCGGCTGCACTGTCGCCGGCAGCGCCGAGACTTGGAGCGCCCGCGCGGCCTGGTCCGCCACGCATAATGCCTAA
- a CDS encoding heavy-metal-associated domain-containing protein, which translates to MSRRISPVFAATAAVALLATAGFALAQVGKSTGKAEAGPASGDSSGSFEVSGVTVDVRAKDAESARLGGWRLAQRKAWGMLAQRLTGHGSTLGDSALDGMVTGIIVEREQIGPNRYVAKLGVLFDRNRAASLLGVAAQMTRSPPMLLIPVQVSGGAHRVFEGNSVFLDGWKRFRTGNSAIDYVRPAGGGPDRLLMNAGQTARRGRGWWRAILDQYGADDVLIPTVELRRSYPGGPIVGVFTAGHGPDNRRIAQFVLRVNDGNALPALIDAGIQRIDKAYQDAMRAGLLRTDRLLVTEPPRPELPVEETGEEALVDTGEIVAGATAGAAFTVQFDTPNVAALTSGESAVRGVPGVTSASTTSMALGGISVMRVTFEGNQASLTAALRARGWQVEEGPGVLRIRRGGGSAPAAAATPPAEAGNDSDG; encoded by the coding sequence ATGTCGCGTCGCATCTCCCCCGTTTTCGCCGCCACGGCCGCGGTTGCCCTGCTCGCGACGGCAGGTTTTGCCCTCGCGCAAGTCGGCAAGAGCACGGGCAAGGCCGAGGCGGGGCCCGCTTCGGGCGACAGCTCGGGCAGCTTCGAGGTGAGCGGCGTCACCGTCGATGTCCGCGCCAAGGACGCGGAGTCGGCGCGGCTCGGCGGCTGGCGGCTGGCGCAGCGCAAGGCGTGGGGCATGCTCGCCCAACGGCTCACCGGGCATGGTTCCACCCTGGGCGATTCGGCGCTCGATGGGATGGTCACCGGGATCATCGTCGAGCGCGAGCAGATCGGCCCCAACCGCTATGTCGCGAAGCTCGGCGTGCTGTTCGACCGCAACCGCGCGGCATCGCTGCTCGGCGTCGCGGCACAGATGACGCGCTCGCCGCCGATGCTGCTGATCCCGGTGCAGGTCTCGGGCGGCGCGCATCGCGTGTTCGAGGGGAACAGCGTGTTCCTCGACGGGTGGAAGCGATTCCGCACCGGCAACAGCGCGATCGACTATGTGCGTCCGGCGGGCGGCGGGCCCGACCGGCTGCTGATGAACGCCGGGCAGACGGCGCGGCGCGGGCGCGGCTGGTGGCGCGCGATCCTCGACCAATATGGCGCCGACGACGTGCTGATCCCGACCGTGGAGCTGCGCCGGAGCTATCCCGGCGGGCCGATCGTCGGGGTGTTCACCGCGGGGCACGGGCCCGACAATCGCCGCATCGCGCAGTTCGTGCTGCGCGTGAACGACGGCAATGCGCTGCCCGCGCTGATCGATGCCGGGATCCAGCGGATCGACAAGGCCTATCAGGACGCGATGCGCGCCGGGCTGCTGCGCACCGACCGGCTGCTCGTCACCGAGCCGCCCAGGCCCGAGCTGCCAGTGGAGGAGACCGGCGAGGAAGCGCTGGTCGATACCGGCGAGATCGTCGCGGGGGCGACCGCCGGGGCGGCCTTTACCGTCCAGTTCGACACGCCCAACGTCGCGGCGCTGACCAGCGGCGAATCGGCGGTGCGCGGCGTGCCCGGCGTCACGTCCGCGAGCACCACTAGCATGGCGCTGGGCGGGATCTCGGTGATGCGCGTGACCTTCGAGGGCAATCAGGCGTCGCTGACCGCGGCATTGCGGGCGCGCGGCTGGCAGGTCGAGGAAGGGCCGGGCGTGCTGCGCATCCGCCGGGGCGGGGGCAGCGCGCCGGCGGCGGCCGCGACGCCACCGGCCGAAGCCGGGAACGACAGCGACGGATGA
- a CDS encoding MmcQ/YjbR family DNA-binding protein: MAEQMNPEAAAALDKLRAAALALPESDEKLSHGMPAFFIQKGKMFAYFWHHHHGDDVTAAIVKTSGPEEQAMLIEMEPDLYYRPPYFGPSGWVGMHLDRDATDWDRVADRVAISWELVAPRRLLEVGGR; this comes from the coding sequence ATGGCTGAGCAGATGAACCCCGAGGCGGCAGCGGCGCTCGACAAGCTCCGCGCCGCCGCGCTCGCACTGCCCGAGAGCGACGAGAAGCTGTCGCACGGCATGCCCGCCTTCTTCATCCAGAAGGGCAAGATGTTCGCCTATTTCTGGCACCATCATCACGGCGACGACGTCACCGCGGCGATCGTCAAGACCAGCGGGCCGGAGGAACAGGCGATGCTGATCGAGATGGAGCCGGACCTCTATTATCGCCCGCCCTATTTCGGCCCGTCGGGCTGGGTCGGTATGCATCTCGACCGAGACGCCACCGACTGGGACCGCGTCGCCGATCGCGTCGCGATCAGCTGGGAACTCGTCGCCCCGCGCCGCCTGTTAGAGGTTGGCGGACGTTAG
- the purN gene encoding phosphoribosylglycinamide formyltransferase yields MMALAEFARDPANPYTVALVASDKPEAPGLAWAETNGIATFAQSPKGMPKAEYEAKIDAALREAGVEAIALAGYMRLLSDAFVARWRGRIVNIHPSLLPKYKGLDTHARAIEAGDAAGGCSVHIVTEELDGGEVLGQAEVLILPGDTPDSLAQRVLAEEHRLYPRIVAEWLSR; encoded by the coding sequence ATGATGGCGCTGGCCGAGTTCGCGCGCGACCCGGCCAACCCCTACACAGTCGCGCTGGTCGCCTCGGACAAGCCCGAAGCCCCCGGCCTCGCCTGGGCCGAAACGAACGGCATCGCCACCTTCGCGCAATCGCCCAAGGGCATGCCCAAGGCCGAGTACGAGGCGAAGATCGACGCCGCGCTCCGCGAAGCCGGCGTCGAAGCCATCGCCCTCGCCGGCTATATGCGCCTGCTCAGCGACGCGTTCGTCGCGCGCTGGCGCGGGCGGATCGTCAACATCCACCCCTCGCTGCTGCCTAAATACAAGGGCCTCGACACCCACGCCCGCGCCATCGAGGCGGGCGACGCTGCGGGCGGCTGCTCGGTCCATATCGTCACCGAGGAGCTCGACGGGGGCGAGGTGCTCGGCCAGGCTGAAGTGCTGATCCTCCCCGGCGACACGCCCGACAGCCTCGCGCAGCGCGTACTCGCCGAGGAACATCGGCTCTATCCCCGCATTGTCGCGGAATGGCTGAGCAGATGA
- a CDS encoding endonuclease/exonuclease/phosphatase family protein, with protein MLKVASYNMRKSIGTDRRRRPERTLEVLREIDADVVALQEADRRFGAKQGVITPHLLEEHSPWKAVQFGVRTGSMGWHGNAILVRKEAQVLDCEILHLPALEPRGAVMADLRVNGELLRVVGMHLDLSGLWRRRQAHAILAHLDASARRLPTVMMGDLNDWTAQSGCLRDFGRHFTFAETGRSFHARRPVARLDRIMVSSELSVSESGVHDSAAARTASDHLPVWAAVARS; from the coding sequence ATGCTGAAGGTCGCCAGCTACAATATGCGCAAGTCGATCGGCACCGACCGGCGGCGGCGGCCCGAGCGCACGCTGGAAGTGCTGCGCGAGATCGACGCCGACGTGGTCGCGCTGCAGGAGGCCGACCGCCGCTTCGGCGCCAAACAGGGGGTCATCACCCCGCACCTGCTCGAGGAACACAGCCCGTGGAAAGCGGTGCAGTTCGGCGTCCGCACGGGCAGCATGGGCTGGCACGGCAATGCGATCCTGGTGCGCAAGGAGGCGCAGGTCCTCGATTGCGAGATCCTGCACCTGCCCGCGCTGGAGCCGCGCGGCGCGGTGATGGCTGACCTGCGCGTCAATGGCGAACTGCTCCGCGTGGTCGGCATGCACCTCGACCTGTCAGGCCTGTGGCGCCGGCGTCAGGCGCACGCGATCCTCGCCCATCTCGACGCCAGCGCGCGACGGTTGCCGACGGTGATGATGGGCGACCTCAACGACTGGACCGCCCAGTCGGGCTGCCTGCGCGATTTCGGCCGGCATTTCACCTTCGCCGAGACCGGCCGCTCGTTCCACGCCCGCCGTCCGGTGGCGCGGCTCGACCGGATCATGGTTTCATCCGAGCTGTCGGTGTCCGAGAGCGGCGTGCATGACAGCGCCGCGGCGCGCACCGCATCCGATCATTTGCCCGTCTGGGCAGCTGTGGCACGGAGCTGA
- a CDS encoding phosphoribosylanthranilate isomerase: MPVTAKICGLSTPATLDAAVAGGASHVGLVFFPPSPRHVTFDQAAALAARVPAQVGKVGVFVDPEDALLDQAIRAARLDAIQLHRTTPERAAEIGARTRLPVWAAVAVKTRADLDIANAYRGAVQRLLYDAKVPDDAKLPGGMGLRFDWTLLQGFTHPLPWALSGGLDPTNVAEAVGITGARLVDVSSGVESAPGVKDEAKIAAFLKTVASL, translated from the coding sequence ATGCCGGTCACCGCCAAGATCTGTGGCCTCTCCACGCCCGCGACGCTCGATGCGGCCGTGGCCGGCGGCGCGAGCCATGTCGGCTTGGTCTTCTTCCCGCCCTCGCCGCGCCACGTGACCTTCGACCAGGCCGCCGCGCTCGCCGCGCGCGTGCCGGCGCAGGTGGGCAAGGTCGGCGTGTTCGTCGATCCCGAGGATGCGCTGCTCGACCAGGCGATCCGCGCCGCCCGGCTCGACGCGATCCAGCTCCACCGCACCACCCCCGAGCGCGCCGCAGAGATCGGTGCCCGCACGCGCCTGCCCGTCTGGGCGGCCGTCGCGGTCAAGACCCGCGCCGATCTCGACATCGCCAACGCCTATCGCGGCGCCGTCCAGCGGTTGCTCTACGACGCCAAGGTGCCCGACGACGCCAAGCTCCCCGGCGGCATGGGGCTGCGCTTCGACTGGACCTTGCTCCAGGGCTTCACCCACCCGTTGCCCTGGGCGCTGTCCGGCGGGCTCGACCCCACGAACGTCGCCGAAGCGGTGGGGATCACCGGCGCGCGGCTGGTCGACGTCTCGTCCGGAGTCGAGTCCGCGCCGGGCGTCAAGGACGAGGCGAAGATCGCGGCGTTCCTCAAAACCGTCGCGTCACTGTAA
- a CDS encoding patatin-like protein, translated as MRDRELRLALVCYGGISLAVYMHGITKEIWHLARASRAHHDGDAPGTGTEAIYHALFDEIGEATGIRLRTIVDIVAGASAGGINGIFLAQAIATGQSLDPLTDLWLEVADVEALLNPEHGPSHKLAKIWALPIAWMLARDGSTVDQTVESGAREEVRAKLEKFVRSRWFEPPFGGKELLGMMLDALDAMAKTPAGPRLLPAGQPLDLFVTVTDFRGHPERLKLNSPPEVVETEHRLVFSFSDHGDAAAELAHPAELAFAARATSSFPGAFPPATVGELDALLAARSMAWPGREAFLEHVLPRQYAAGAADKAALIDGSVLANAPFRPAIDALKERPARRQIDRRFVFVDPTPGHRLGFYSEAPDNPGFFQTIIGALSELPRQQPIRDNLEALSLRSARIERMLAIVERIRAEVEGQVESLFGYTLFLDYPTPKRLAAWRSRAQVAAAAKAGYGHAAYGMLKVEGVADRIATHLHQIGDQPGPDRWRRLRDAVGAEILRRRADDFGTSHPGSASPATLDLLRAHDLGFRIRRLRLLARRMTELDQEHENAELTPMRDAIYESLAAYLECQRADPFLGLREAVRAADLDIAALLDALAGRMELRTLDRETDERLSAGLSALSKDMRRPMLLAYLGFPFFDIATLPLLQGEGLNEFDPIRVDRISPDDATSIRKGGAQATLKGIQFNNFGAFFSRAYRENDYLWGRLHGAERLVDILLSTLPANTTLEPGRVASVKREIFLAILDEEEPRLKSIPSLFAQLRAEIG; from the coding sequence ATGCGCGACCGCGAACTCCGCCTCGCCCTGGTCTGCTATGGCGGCATCAGCCTCGCCGTCTACATGCACGGCATCACCAAGGAGATCTGGCACCTCGCCCGTGCCAGCCGCGCGCATCATGACGGCGACGCGCCGGGAACGGGGACCGAGGCAATCTATCACGCGCTGTTCGACGAGATCGGCGAGGCGACCGGTATCCGCTTGCGCACGATCGTCGACATCGTCGCCGGAGCGAGCGCGGGCGGCATCAACGGCATCTTTCTGGCCCAGGCGATCGCCACTGGCCAGTCGCTCGACCCGCTCACCGATCTGTGGCTCGAGGTCGCCGATGTCGAGGCGCTGCTCAACCCCGAGCACGGCCCCTCCCACAAGCTCGCCAAGATCTGGGCGCTGCCGATCGCCTGGATGCTCGCGCGCGACGGTTCGACCGTCGACCAGACCGTCGAGAGCGGCGCGCGCGAGGAGGTCCGCGCCAAGCTCGAGAAGTTCGTCCGCTCGCGCTGGTTCGAACCGCCCTTCGGCGGCAAGGAACTGCTCGGCATGATGCTCGACGCGCTCGACGCGATGGCGAAGACGCCCGCCGGCCCGCGGCTGCTGCCGGCCGGACAGCCGCTCGACCTGTTCGTCACCGTCACCGATTTCCGCGGCCATCCCGAGCGGCTCAAGCTCAACTCGCCGCCTGAGGTGGTCGAGACCGAGCACCGCCTCGTCTTCTCCTTCAGCGATCATGGCGATGCGGCGGCCGAGCTCGCGCATCCCGCCGAACTCGCCTTCGCCGCGCGCGCCACCTCCAGCTTCCCCGGCGCCTTCCCGCCCGCGACCGTCGGCGAGCTCGACGCGCTGCTCGCCGCGCGCAGCATGGCCTGGCCGGGCCGCGAGGCGTTCCTCGAACATGTCCTGCCGCGCCAGTACGCCGCCGGTGCCGCGGACAAGGCCGCGCTGATCGACGGCTCAGTGCTCGCCAACGCGCCCTTCCGTCCGGCGATCGACGCGCTCAAGGAACGCCCGGCGCGCCGCCAGATCGACCGCCGCTTCGTGTTCGTCGACCCGACGCCCGGCCACCGCCTCGGCTTCTACAGCGAGGCGCCGGACAATCCCGGCTTCTTCCAGACGATCATCGGCGCGCTCTCCGAACTGCCCCGCCAGCAGCCGATCCGCGACAATCTCGAAGCGCTCAGCCTGCGCTCGGCGCGGATCGAGCGCATGCTGGCGATCGTCGAGCGCATCCGCGCCGAGGTCGAGGGGCAGGTCGAATCGCTGTTCGGCTACACGCTGTTCCTCGACTATCCGACACCCAAGCGCCTCGCCGCCTGGCGCAGCCGCGCGCAGGTCGCCGCGGCGGCCAAGGCCGGCTATGGCCATGCCGCCTATGGCATGCTCAAGGTCGAGGGGGTCGCCGACCGCATCGCGACGCATCTCCACCAGATCGGCGACCAGCCCGGCCCCGACCGCTGGCGGCGCCTGCGCGACGCGGTCGGCGCGGAGATCCTGCGCCGCCGCGCCGACGATTTCGGCACCAGCCACCCCGGTTCGGCCAGCCCGGCGACGCTCGACCTGCTGCGCGCGCACGATCTCGGTTTCCGCATCCGCCGCCTGCGTCTGCTCGCGCGGCGCATGACCGAGCTCGACCAGGAGCATGAGAATGCCGAGCTGACCCCGATGCGCGACGCGATCTACGAATCGCTCGCCGCCTATCTCGAATGCCAGCGCGCCGATCCGTTCCTCGGGCTGCGCGAGGCGGTGCGCGCCGCCGATCTCGACATCGCCGCGCTGCTCGACGCGCTCGCCGGCCGGATGGAGCTGCGCACGCTCGACCGCGAGACCGACGAGCGCCTCTCCGCCGGCCTTTCCGCGCTGTCGAAGGACATGCGTCGCCCGATGCTGCTCGCATATCTCGGTTTCCCCTTCTTCGACATCGCGACGCTGCCGCTGCTCCAGGGCGAGGGGCTCAACGAATTCGACCCGATCCGCGTCGACCGCATCTCGCCCGACGACGCCACCTCGATCCGCAAGGGCGGGGCGCAGGCGACCTTGAAGGGCATCCAGTTCAACAATTTCGGCGCCTTCTTCAGCCGCGCCTATCGGGAGAATGACTATCTCTGGGGACGCCTCCACGGTGCCGAGCGGCTCGTCGACATCCTGCTCTCGACTCTCCCCGCCAATACGACGCTCGAGCCCGGCCGGGTCGCCTCGGTCAAGCGCGAGATCTTCCTGGCGATTCTCGATGAGGAGGAACCGCGTCTGAAATCGATCCCCTCGCTCTTTGCGCAACTGCGCGCCGAGATCGGCTGA
- the pyrF gene encoding orotidine-5'-phosphate decarboxylase codes for MSSPIYVALDTPDLDRAKAIAKRVRHHVGGIKLGLEFFMANGRAGVHEMADIGLPIFLDLKFHDIPNTVGKAVQALRPLEPAIITVHAAGGRAMLEDAKAAAPNGTKVVAVTMLTSLDASDLRSIGLSPDPHEQVVRLAELARSAGVDGIVCSGAEVKAAHDAWKDGFFVIPGVRPSNGNSGDQKRVVTPRAALDAGASILVIGRPITQAADPDLAAREIEATL; via the coding sequence ATGAGCTCCCCGATCTACGTCGCCCTCGACACTCCCGATCTCGACCGCGCCAAGGCGATCGCCAAGCGCGTCCGCCACCATGTCGGCGGGATCAAGCTCGGGCTCGAATTCTTCATGGCCAATGGCCGCGCCGGCGTGCACGAGATGGCCGATATCGGCCTGCCGATCTTCCTCGACCTGAAGTTCCACGACATCCCCAACACCGTCGGCAAGGCGGTGCAGGCCCTGCGCCCGCTCGAGCCCGCGATCATCACCGTCCACGCCGCCGGCGGCCGCGCGATGCTGGAGGACGCCAAGGCCGCCGCGCCCAACGGCACCAAGGTGGTCGCGGTGACGATGCTCACCAGCCTCGACGCCAGCGACTTGCGCTCGATCGGCCTTTCGCCCGATCCGCATGAGCAGGTCGTGCGCCTCGCCGAGCTCGCCAGATCGGCGGGCGTCGACGGCATCGTCTGCTCGGGCGCGGAAGTGAAAGCCGCACACGATGCATGGAAGGACGGCTTCTTCGTCATCCCCGGCGTGCGCCCGTCGAACGGCAATTCGGGCGACCAGAAGCGCGTCGTCACGCCACGCGCCGCGCTCGACGCCGGCGCCTCGATCCTCGTCATCGGCCGCCCGATCACCCAGGCGGCCGATCCCGACCTCGCCGCACGCGAGATCGAGGCGACGCTTTGA
- a CDS encoding LapA family protein: MQFLKALFWFLILGLVAAFAVTNWHPVEIQLWSGLVADVNLPFLLFVVFLAGFLPMLLLFHTVRWRLRQRIGMLERTVEEMRNLHAASPAASGMPIQPDPGLEPAETPAAPPLVAP, encoded by the coding sequence ATGCAGTTTCTCAAGGCATTGTTCTGGTTCCTGATCCTCGGTCTCGTCGCGGCCTTTGCGGTGACCAACTGGCATCCGGTCGAAATCCAGCTGTGGAGCGGCCTCGTCGCCGATGTGAACCTGCCGTTCCTGCTGTTCGTCGTGTTCCTCGCCGGCTTCCTGCCCATGCTGCTGCTGTTCCACACGGTGCGCTGGCGGCTGCGCCAGCGGATCGGGATGCTCGAACGGACGGTCGAGGAGATGCGCAACCTCCATGCCGCTTCGCCCGCCGCATCGGGCATGCCGATCCAGCCCGATCCCGGGCTTGAGCCGGCAGAAACCCCCGCCGCCCCGCCGCTGGTGGCGCCATGA